A window of Gammaproteobacteria bacterium contains these coding sequences:
- a CDS encoding citrate synthase, whose translation MAEDTVTVTDNATGKQVELPVVKGADGPAGIDIRKLYSELGYFTFDPGFMSTASCESQITFIDGDEGILRYRGYPIEQLAKHSSYPEVCYLLLYGELPTPEQLEQYQTSIGSHTMLDEAMRGFFKGFRHEAHPMAIMVGTVGALAAFYHSTMDVHDPEVREQSAHRLIAKMPTIAAWCYKYSIGQPFMYPNYQLDYTRNFLCMMYGLPVPARPYEPNPVMVRALDLILILHADHEQNASTSTVRLTGSSEASPFAALSAGIGSLWGPAHGGANEAVIKMLERIVQSDHDVQHYINRAKDKDDRFRLMGFGHRVYKNYDPRATIIRESCHAILAELGDNNPNQQLFDVAMALERIALEDDYFVGRKLYPNVDFYSGIILRAMGIPLNMFTVIFALARTVGWLSHWMEMMGDPQARIGRPRQLYTGHQQRDYTPIGERKKR comes from the coding sequence ATGGCCCTGCCGGGATCGATATCCGCAAGCTTTACAGCGAGCTGGGTTATTTCACCTTCGACCCGGGCTTCATGTCCACCGCCAGCTGCGAAAGTCAGATCACCTTTATCGACGGCGACGAAGGCATTCTGCGCTATCGCGGCTATCCGATCGAACAACTGGCCAAACACAGCAGCTACCCCGAAGTGTGTTATCTATTGCTTTATGGCGAGCTGCCGACGCCAGAACAGTTGGAACAATACCAGACAAGCATCGGCAGCCACACGATGCTCGACGAGGCGATGCGGGGCTTCTTCAAAGGCTTCCGGCACGAAGCGCACCCCATGGCAATCATGGTCGGCACCGTCGGCGCGCTCGCGGCATTTTACCACAGCACCATGGACGTCCACGACCCCGAAGTGCGGGAGCAGTCCGCGCACCGATTGATCGCCAAGATGCCGACCATTGCCGCCTGGTGTTACAAGTATTCGATCGGTCAGCCGTTCATGTACCCGAACTACCAGCTCGATTACACGCGCAACTTTTTATGCATGATGTACGGTTTACCCGTGCCCGCGCGGCCTTATGAACCCAACCCCGTCATGGTGCGCGCACTTGACCTTATCCTGATCCTGCACGCGGATCACGAACAGAACGCCTCGACTTCTACGGTGAGGCTGACCGGCAGTTCGGAAGCGAGTCCGTTCGCCGCGCTGTCGGCGGGTATCGGTTCGTTGTGGGGGCCGGCGCACGGCGGCGCCAACGAAGCCGTGATCAAGATGCTGGAACGTATCGTCCAATCCGACCACGACGTGCAGCACTACATCAATCGCGCCAAAGACAAGGATGACCGCTTCCGGCTGATGGGCTTCGGTCACCGTGTGTACAAGAATTACGATCCGCGCGCCACGATCATCCGCGAGAGCTGCCACGCAATACTGGCCGAACTGGGCGACAACAACCCCAACCAGCAACTGTTCGATGTCGCCATGGCACTGGAGCGTATCGCGCTGGAGGATGACTATTTCGTGGGACGCAAACTGTACCCGAACGTGGACTTCTACTCGGGCATCATCCTGCGCGCGATGGGCATTCCGCTGAACATGTTCACGGTCATCTTCGCGCTCGCGCGCACGGTCGGCTGGCTGTCGCACTGGATGGAGATGATGGGCGATCCGCAGGCGCGCATCGGCCGTCCGCGGCAGCTCTACACGGGTCACCAGCAGCGCGACTACACGCCGATCGGCGAACGGAAAAAGAGGTAG